A segment of the Toxotes jaculatrix isolate fToxJac2 chromosome 2, fToxJac2.pri, whole genome shotgun sequence genome:
GGTTCAAAATGAGACgaaaacaaacatgaatgtACTGCGTACAAGTATTTACAAAACAGCTATGTTTCTGAGCAACCCCTGACTGTTCACCTTTGCCTCCTTGCATCCCTTAGAGGTGTAATTCCAATGTTAATGGCTTCTGTGCTCTTCCTGTGATTCTTATGTGATTATGTGAAATGTGACtcttttctggttttctttgtcttttatgaCAACAAACTAAATATTTTGGGATTTTGAACTATTGGTCAGACCAAAAAATGGATTGAGTAAACAGTCCTGCATCTCCACTGCATGGTGGCCTAAGGGTTAGACAACCAGTTTTATGATGGTAGATGGACAGTCACACCAGACCTGTCTCTAAATGAATGATTCACTCCTGAACGCTGACCCTGTACTCTTTGTCCACCTTTTAAATATACTTGAGCAAGGCACATTCCTCCCAGCACTCTAGCAAATCTAGATTTTGACTTTGTCCGGGTTCACAGTATAttacagaaacagcagagtcaAAAAGCTAAGGTTAAAGTGGAACAGGGAGTACAGACAGAGATTAGAGGGAGATCAGCACTCTAGATTTATCCCCCCGCTTGTGTCTCCTCTTACAGCAGTACTGAGCTTAGGAGCTGTCAGGAGGCAGGATGATTAACATCTGATCCAAGTGTGTATTCTGCTGTCAAGAGAACAAAAGTCTGGTTTATCTGCTTACCCTGAAGTCTGGCATGAAGACAAACTAATCTTACCTTGCAGTGCATCATTTAGACGTCTTGCCTCAAACTGCATGTTGTGTCATAAAGACTGTGATGTAGACAGACTAACCACAAAATAGAGAAGCTGCTTGTTCAGaacattttctaacattttacaCTCAGCTGTGGGAGTTAAATGAAAACTGACTTCAGTTAAACCCTGATCACCACAGGTCTGAACCAATAACATCGTCAGTTTCCAAACCGCTAACTGGATGTGAGCTGAACGTTGATCTGCACTCCATCTCCAACTCAGACtgtcagacacaacatgttGAAAAAATCTGTGAGATCTCAACACTGGATGAAGAAGTTAAAGAGAAGCCACACACTGACTCTGAACAACCAGAGAAGATCCACGTGGTTCCGATCCACCGGCGTCCGGATCTGCTGGCTCCCTGCGCGGACCTGGTCAACTCTGAGTGGCAGAGGAGCCAGGCCGCCCGGGTTCACTCCCTTCAGAAGTCCTGTCCAGAGTTCCCCGTCTCCCTGGTTCTTCTGCAGGGACGTAAAGAGAAAGAGCGGCTGCTCGGCCATGTCCGGCTGTCCCGGGTCgtgggtcacagcagcagcctaTTCGTGGAGTCAGTGGTTGTGTCCAAGGCAGAGCGAGGGAAGGGCTACGGCCGGACTTTGATGGAGGAAACTGAGCGCTACTCCAAAAGCAGAGGGTTCAAGCGCCTGTGCCTGACCACTCACGATAAGCAGCACTTCTACGCACACCTGGGCTACGTGCTGTCGACGCCAGTGCAGAACGCAGGCGCCATGACGTCGTTTGTTCCCATGGAGATGCTTCTGAGGTTCTCCAGGATGCCGAGCGAAGAGACGAGCACgtggaaacaaacacagacaatgaTGGATGCTCAAATACCACAAGGGAGCAGAGACTCAGGAGGTACTTGTGCTGTAGGGTCACCTCCACCTTCTAGCTTactttctcctcttcccccttCTTTGActtccatccctcctcctcccccttgtcctcctcctcctccttcctccatccccactcctcccccaccacctcctccctccatcccttctccacctcctgctcctcctcaatCTGCAGGGCAGCTTGTAGTTCAGACTCTGACCCAAACTCCCTACAGAGACGCCAAAGGAGTTCCCATCTACTGGATGCACAAAGACATTTGACGAACACACAATCTGATACACTTGGAAATGCATACACCCACAGTATGTTTATATGTGCATACATCAAAAAGAAACATGTACAAGCATAAAGCATATTCACCATTATCAAGTAAAAGAGGAAATACAGAGTGGAAAACCTCACAGAAATATCTTAGCAAACCGAAGAACTGCACATTCATCCACTTCTGCTATACATTTagacacactcagtcacacactcacagtctaCACGCTGATATTTTGGATTGAAACACACTAAGCGAGTCCATGAGGTTTCGAGCTGAGGGAAAAgtggggtcaaaaaaatatcacaagcacagaaacacacactttaaagaTGGACGAAGCACAAATGTGTTTCACAACCAGAGAcaccatgtactgtatgttgtcaAACAAATCTCATCATGTAGTATTTGGGTGAAAACTGTAAGAGACTTTGGTAAATGGTTTACAACTTTGATGCTGCATTTTGCAACCTGCCTCTTATTTCCATAGTTTGGAACATCAttctaaaaacatatttcaaaaatgaaaactttaaatCTGCCTTTTGTGGATAATAACAAAAAAGTGTGGTACTTTCAACCCTTGTTATCAATTCCAAGTGGTCCAGGTAACAACATTATACTGAATGTGGGCTGTGGTGTATAACTGCAGTGTAAAAGTTAGTAAAATGGAAATGGTGGCTAACACTATTAGAATGAGAAGCAGGTTGTAAAACAAGTGGAGCCTTTCCTAAATACATTTGCAGATTGTGAATTGTCAAAGCTCCCATCCACTCAGAAAGGTGTTAATGTTActtcacttggatgtttgagCTTCAAACATCCAACATACTTGGAGGGTGTTTTCACATTCACCTGCAGGAAACTTAAAATGTCCAGTCCACTTATGAGAATGGAATTTCCAGTAAAGTGAGACACATCTTATGTTCAGCTATTAAActttgaaattattattattgttatcatatTATGGGTTTTTCAATGAGGCAAAAGGAATACCTGTAATTTTAAGTCACAGGCTAAAAAAACAGCCAACTggtaactgtaactgtatttttaatgtacTTGAAAAGATTACTAATAATCAAGATTAAATAGTGTTACCTTCTGCAAAGagaaattaggaaaaaaaactgttttggcTCCACCAGACAACTAAACCAATTAAAATACTTCTGAGCACCTCAGAATGTTCAAAATCAAATCTGTATCTGCTGCTGTTAGATTATGTGACACTGTAATGTCAGAGTCGAGGGTTGAATGTGCCTTGTTGAACAGCCAGAGAACCAAAGCCTTATTAAAGTTGTAAAGATTTGTTATGTGTGTGAAACTGGTACATCTGATGTTTCCATGGTGAAAAACaatggaaataaacaaaatttgatgaaatatttatttggcctgtgtttactttttaaatttttccattttattacCCATCAGGAGTTTAGGTCATCAAGTATAAGCTCACACGAAGTTAGAATTATCCCAGAGTGCAAAAATGGcattttttgaaatattttaaatgtttgcttgtttgtgtttgtatttgcatcTATTAAGAACTCTGTCCCACTGCAGAGAGGTTCTTACTGGcccatttctctctcctgtcaggACGGACACGTCAGTGGGTGAGCAGCCATGCTGCTGTCTCACCTCCCTcgccccttcctcctcctcctcctcttcctattcttttccctttctcccctcctctgtaTTTTACTGTCACAGAATTCCATCCACGGAGATCCGCTCCCCCACAATCCCCggcctgctgtggctgcagcgGGTCCAATCCTGCAGGACCGGCCTTTTGTCGTGGTGTGGAATATGCCCACGGCTCGCTGTCAGCGGCGCTACAACATCCACCTGAACCTGGGAGACTTTGATATTGTGGAGAACCGACAGCAGAGATTCCAGGGACAGGTGATTGATCCCAGTGGGTTTACCGTGGTGTCACCAGTGGAATGTGATACTTTCTGATGCCAGTAAATATGTTCAACATATATTTATCCTACTTCCTACTATTAATTGTTGTATACAAACAAAACTGGGCATATCGTGTATTTTtacaaagatattttaaatctATGGGGTTGTGTATTTAATAATGGTCCTGGTCCGTGCTGCCCGCTCCCCAGCAGACCACGGCATAATGGacaccacagagtcatagaaTGAAATATGTGGTCAGACACGTCCAGAATGTGTGTTCTCTACTGCTACTGCTAATTCTACTGCTCTCAAGTTGGATTATTTTCATGCTAATATAATTTGCCTGCTATATTGTCACCTTATACTGTCATTATGcctaatgtgttagcaaacagtttccTATTTAACACATCCAGGAGTCAtcgagcaacattagcattcctTTTTAGTCGCATTTATGTCCACCTGATAACTATAAGGACAACGGTCTGTTCTTGTCTGTCCTTGTGAAACAGTTCCTTACTACAGTTAGAAATGAGCATCACTGAGACTGAAACCTTAAATGTATCACACAATCAAAAAGAACAGAACTAAAAGAGGTTAAAAAGCTCTCTATAGTTttgtgataattctctgtgtgcAAATCTTTAAACATTCCAGAAAATGACCATCTTCTACCGTGACCGCTTGGGGAAATATCCATACCTCTCACGAGATGGCAGGAAGGTGAACGGAGGAATACCTCAGCTTGGTGAccttgacactcacctttcccTCACAGAGATGCTGATGTCCAGCTTGCTCCAGCCAAACTTCACGGGTTTAGCCGTCATCGACTGGGAGGAGTGGCGGCCGCTGTGGGAGAGAAACTTCGGATCCAAGATGGAGTACCGGAAGCAGTCCAAGCTGCTGGCGAGACAGGAGAGACCGGATTTGTCAGACAGGGCCCTGACATCGCTGGCTAGGCAAATGTTTGAGGAGAGCGCGCGGAAGTTCATGGAGGAGACGCTGCGGCTGGCGGTCAAACATCATCCCAAGGGACTCTGGGGGTTTTATGGTTTTCCTGCTTGCTTTAATAAGCACAAGAGAAAGGCAGGTAAGAAAAACACGAACTGCGTGTTGAGCAGTTTGGTTGGTGGGTAGTGACCTCCATTGTATCTACATGTACAGCATTATTTTGATGAGGTGATGTAGGTATGTAGCTAGAAAGCACTAATTTAACTGTCATAAGaaaagctaattttttttttttaagttgaagtCTTGAGTTGAAGTTATAACTGATGATTAAAAACAGGTCTGTGTCTTTTCTTGTTTCACATCATGTGTGATCAGATAAGAACTATACAGGACTCTGTCACAGAGGGACGACACAGCAAAATGACCGTCTGTCCTGGCTCTGGACTCAGTCCACTGCTCTCTATCCCAGCATCTACCTGCCTCAGAGGCTGGCAGGATCAATGGACGCAGCTCTGATGGTCAGGTACAGAGAATTAAGAAAACACGGAGAACTTTTCACCTGCATTAACCTGCTTCGGTCAACAGAGTTCCAGGAGCTTTAATCTCTGGAAACTAGAGATAAAAACACTGTGATTTACCTGTTATTCATGtactattaaaataaatatttatctacacatgacatgacattaaaGGAATTACTGACGggacatttctgttttcttcactCAGGCACAGAGTGCTAGAGGCTTTGAGGGTGGCGTCACATTGGCGCCATAGCAGCTATACCGACCACATCACACCAGTTCTTTCCTATGCCAGGctggcattcacacacacactcacctttctCAATAAGGTAGGATTTATTTCAGCTCATAaacactcataaacacacaaatgcataccactttattaagaaaaataaatgtggaaaTATGGAATGCAAATGTGCGTGCAGACAGACCTGGTGCATACACTAGGGGAAAGTGCGTCACTGGGAGCTGCCGGCGTGGTGCTGTGGGGAGAACTGAAGTTTGCCAAATCCAGGGTATGTGTAGTGACGTGTGAGAGAAaaggttatttatttttatattattttttaggtttgtgtttctgtgtgtgtgtctgtgtgtaagcCTAACCCCTTCTCCTACCACCCCCAGCATCAGTGCATCCTTCTCAGAGACTACATCCACACAGTCTTGGGTCCCTACATACGGTCACTGAGGTCTGATACCCAGAGCTGCAGCCTTCAACTGTGCCACGGCAACGGGCGCTGCACCAGGCGACACCCCTCCTCTGGTCACATGGTTTCTGCAGGTCTACCTTCGATCTCAGACCCTCATGACTCCTCCAGtgtcaaacattttcacaacCACTTCATGTGCCAGTGCTACCCAGGCTGGACTGGGCAGGAGTGTCAAGAGAAGACAAGGGACGATAACAGACAGAAGAACAAGTAACCCAAACTATTCTATCAAGGTGTTGTTCTTTCACATCATTCCCCTTAATGAATTGACAGCCCTTTAtagtaaagtaaaaataaattaaaattcataAACAAATTTGTGAATTTATCAATGTTTCTTTCACATACAAATCTATAATACAAAAACATGCGTGAACATCTAaccatttgattttattttttggcattACACTGACGTGATTATGACGTGATTACACATAGTTCACGAACAATTACGTTTTAAACGAGAAGCCAAggtgaaacactgacacaatgtCCTATCGCTCACAGTGTTAAGGACAgtttttttaaagatgtaacATCAATACAAACAGGATAACAAATacattattgaaaaaaaatgtctgcattAACACATTTAATGATACATGACTGAAATcagtctgttttactttttgagaGTCCACCACATTTTTACTGCATAATGTTCCACATGTTGCACAACATCTGGTACATTTTTAAAGACGGTGTGTCATTTAAACACACTTTGTACAGTGGCAACAATTTGAAGCTGCTCATTATTTtgagcaataataataataataatgattagtTTGCTGAAAGCCTTTATTATTATATGTGTATTATCCGATGTGATGTTATGAGAGAAGTGCATGGTTCCATCATAtacatttagtttttaaagACTAAAACCATTTAGAGAACATTCTGACAAATGTTTCCTCTTCAAGGAAAAACccactgtaaaacacagttttactgcACTTCTCATGTCCACATTAAACAgtatgtgtgcgcatgtgtaaTTTTCTGTGCATATCTTCCTCATGTCCCTCTTCTCAGTGCTGTCAGGTTGCGTCTCAGTGCCTGCAGTTCTTGGATCAGTAGTGAcagctctgtggctgcagcctctttctccttcaccgCCTCAGTCAGCATCTGGATTGCACCGCCCTGCTGGACTGGAGAAGTAAACAGACTTGGGTAACACAAAGCAAAATACAGTTAGAGTCACAGAGATCgtttttaaaaattcatggGATTACATGCTGTAGCTTGAAGCGGAAATTAAAGTTGACACTGGTGAGTAATAAGATGCTgagaaagctgctgaaataaaatcgGATGAAGTTTAATTCATTGATAGAGGAAGGACAGGGGgaacagatgaaaatgaaatgaagataATGTCTCACCCAAGAAGTAGAAGATGAGTAAAACTGTTAGCAGAAGCAAAGTGATAATAGCACAGCCCATGGCATAGGCACGAGATGAAGTGGGTGTCAACATGTCCTGAAGGCGGCTCTGCCATTTGCTGCTGATGGGATGGTCcctctgactgacagctctcaTGTCACACGTGTAGACGTTTCCGTTCGGGGAAGGTGTGTAAGCAGGACGAGGAGGCCTCATCCCTGAAATCACACACAGTGGAGTCAgccagtgtcagtgtgtatttgtgattgTACTTTTGTGGCAGTGTttgagggatgtgtgtgtgtgttgtagccaggttttgtctgtgtgtgaaccTCTGTGATTTTATATTTGGGAGGcagggtatgtgtgtgtatgtgtgtattttttgtagTTGTACGGAGGGTTTGTATTAACACTTTAGCCTGTCTttgaggtgtttgtgtgtcacagtgcTTGAGTTTTTGTGTCTTAGTATCTTTGTATCAATGTTTGTGgcggtttgtgtgtgtgagtgtatgtgcatgtgcgtaTATACAGATGATTGTGTTTTCGTTGTGTGATAAAGCAGTGGTTGAACAATCTGTCAGTACAATTCTTCAGAACTTGATTTGGCTTTCTGTGGCTAACCCTCCATCTTGGAGAGACCGAAATTATTCTGTCTAAAAGACCAAATAAACACGCCGGAGAGTTGAAAGTTAAAGGTGAATCTCCAGTTacctgaaaaaaatgtcacctgTTAAGATTGTGAGGTAAATCAATATCTACCAGGTGAATCTATGGTTCATCAAATTTTCATGAATGTTTTTTCCGAGAAAAGGAAGCAGGAGCTCTGGTTCAGGATCATTTTGATTATGCTGCCACCTCTTGGTTTGAAGGATTATCACAACTTGTGAAAAACTCCACAAAACAAACTAGAAAGGGTAATCTTAAGGAATACTTAACTAACAGTTGAGAATAgggtttattcatttatatatgACTTGTAAAATTGAACTGTGtctttatgtatatatatttatgtaattaCCTTTCACTGATACTTACAGACTTGATACTGACACAGCTGTCTAATAAGAAGTATTTTAATTCCATTTATTTTGTTATGGTTTAAGACTTTGATGGGTAAAAACATATTCCTTTATTCAGCTGTACTACAGTACTACTACTGCCTTCCTTTAAGCCTAAAACTGATCATGAGCACATACTGAAAGTAGCCTTGAAAAGACGGTTTCTCAGTTATTTATAACACAGTTTACATACTGAAGCAAGCTCAGACCTTGTAGTTTATGCCACTTAGCTactgtttgttctgtttatgtttgttggtgtgtgtatttgtcctaTGTTGTCCTTACAATGCTGTTTCTTAAATGTGGAAGAGAGCAATGGACATAagcctttacttttttttggtatattttatactgtgtgtgtgtgtgtgtgtacctttgtGGCTGTGTTCGGCGTGTGTTCGGTGGAGATCATTGATGGAGTCCACAGAATGTAGCTCGATCTCAGTGAGATCTTTGTCGCTGACCCTGTAGAACTGAGGGGTAGTCTGGGAGGAAGGAGGCCTTGACATCTCGCCTCCTCTTGTGGGAGAATTCATGAAGAAGAGATGGGTCATGGTGGCACTCAACTGGTCAACATATAGGCAACACATAGGTATAGGCTGTTCTATCTAAAACTGTGGTATGCACCTCTCTGCAGTAGGTTGACATGTAAGGATGTACTGTGAGAGGGAAAACAGATCAGCTCGGCTTCTACttgaagacaaaacaaacaggtcATATGAGTAGCTGATTTATCAGAGCTATTATTAGAGCTGGTTGTCAAACCCATAAAGGCACAATGCAACTGGAATTTGAAGCAAGGGCCAAAGGACAGAACTGGCTCCTATCTAATAACTAACTGACTGTACTCAAAACACTATGGACAGATCAGACCTTATAAGATATTATTAGATAAAACAGGCCTAAGAAACTCTCTCCTCCCACTTACCTTCTGTCA
Coding sequences within it:
- the hyal3 gene encoding hyaluronidase-3, with the protein product MLLSHLPRPFLLLLLFLFFSLSPLLCILLSQNSIHGDPLPHNPRPAVAAAGPILQDRPFVVVWNMPTARCQRRYNIHLNLGDFDIVENRQQRFQGQKMTIFYRDRLGKYPYLSRDGRKVNGGIPQLGDLDTHLSLTEMLMSSLLQPNFTGLAVIDWEEWRPLWERNFGSKMEYRKQSKLLARQERPDLSDRALTSLARQMFEESARKFMEETLRLAVKHHPKGLWGFYGFPACFNKHKRKADKNYTGLCHRGTTQQNDRLSWLWTQSTALYPSIYLPQRLAGSMDAALMVRHRVLEALRVASHWRHSSYTDHITPVLSYARLAFTHTLTFLNKTDLVHTLGESASLGAAGVVLWGELKFAKSRHQCILLRDYIHTVLGPYIRSLRSDTQSCSLQLCHGNGRCTRRHPSSGHMVSAGLPSISDPHDSSSVKHFHNHFMCQCYPGWTGQECQEKTRDDNRQKNK
- the LOC121191178 gene encoding N-alpha-acetyltransferase 80 yields the protein MIARDVTTIFYLFYHLSEPITSSVSKPLTGCELNVDLHSISNSDCQTQHVEKICEISTLDEEVKEKPHTDSEQPEKIHVVPIHRRPDLLAPCADLVNSEWQRSQAARVHSLQKSCPEFPVSLVLLQGRKEKERLLGHVRLSRVVGHSSSLFVESVVVSKAERGKGYGRTLMEETERYSKSRGFKRLCLTTHDKQHFYAHLGYVLSTPVQNAGAMTSFVPMEMLLRFSRMPSEETSTWKQTQTMMDAQIPQGSRDSGGQLVVQTLTQTPYRDAKGVPIYWMHKDI
- the si:dkey-20d21.12 gene encoding uncharacterized protein si:dkey-20d21.12, with amino-acid sequence MVTEGGEMSRPPSSQTTPQFYRVSDKDLTEIELHSVDSINDLHRTHAEHSHKGMRPPRPAYTPSPNGNVYTCDMRAVSQRDHPISSKWQSRLQDMLTPTSSRAYAMGCAIITLLLLTVLLIFYFLVQQGGAIQMLTEAVKEKEAAATELSLLIQELQALRRNLTALRRGT